ACTGAATGCTATTCCCAAACGCGTGAAAGCCCTTTCCCTCCAACCTCCGCCGCTCACCGTCGCCGTCAATTGCAGCAGGAAGGAAGAGAGAATGCCGAAGAGGACGACACATACATACTCTAGCGAGGATGCTGCACCAGAGGGCCCACAATCCGATCTCTTCGTTTATTACTGCAAACACTGCGGATCCCATGTCCTCATAACTGGTTAGTTAGTTtgattcaattcaatttaattcaATTCGATTCTCTTttcaaaccctaaacctaatgaAACAAACAATAGACACTCAATTGCAGAAAATGCCTCGAAGAAAAACCGACAGAGCTTACGTTTTAGACAAGAGCAAACATCTTGCCAGATTCAACATTCACGAAGCAGGCAATGTTCTCTTAAAGCGTGGTGAAGGAAAAGTTGAGAAACAATTCCGAATGAACTGTATCGGTTGCGGTCTCTTTGTTTGCTATCGATCTCAACCAGAATTTGATTCATCCTCTTTTATTTATGTCCTTGATGCTGCACTCAGTACTGTTGCTGCTGAAACTAACCCTCAGGATGCACCTGTTCCTCCCTGCATTTCCCACCTTGAAGGTGGACTTGTTCAGCTTGCTATTGAAGTTGAGGATCGTGCTCACCGGTCTGCAATTACCAGAGTCAATGCTGATGATGTTAGAGTCAGTGTAGCTGCTCCGGCTGCTCGTGGTGAAGCTAACAATGAACTCTTGGAGTTTATGGGAAAAGTATGTAGTATTATACTTACTTCTTCTTCTATGCATTATTTTTAATCTGTTACTGTAATAATAATGTAGATATGTAGTTTGTTAGTTAGCGCCCGGCCAAATACATCAGGGGTCCTTTAAATTTTGTATTGTAAGAGTTAGGTTgtaagttttttaggtaacaattaggttttaagttttttaggtaacaaataggTCATTTAGTTTCTAACTTGTTGTACCGTTACCCTTAGGGTTACTTTTTGCACTGTGGCTGTTAACATTGACTTCCACCTTGGTggatattttgatgaaaaaggcGCATATGTTGATGGAAATTAACCGAAAGGATAACAGTGCAACAAGTTAGAAACTTAAATGACCTAattgttacctaaaaaacttaaatgaccTGTTACAAACGTGAAACTTAAATGACCTTTAGGTACATTTAGCACTCACAACATACATATGATATGACTGATTcactaaatttttatattattattataggttTTGGGTTTAAGATTGAGTCAAATGACTCTTCAGAGAGGATGGAATAACAAGTCTAAACTTCTTGTGGTGAGTTACATTACTATCTTACCACCCCTTCAACTTAAGCATCCACATTAATTTCAATTCTAATTCCCTCTAATAGGATGTACCCTGTTTAATTCATTTCAGGTGGAGGATTTGACTGCTAGACAAGTTTATGAGAAACTTTTGGAGGCTGTGCAACCTTGATGCTTGCTAGCTTTATTATGCATGTAAGCATGGGTTCTGATTTAACTCAACGTCACAGTTCTTCTTGACATTTCATTTTCATAGTAGGTGTGGAATctcttttttcaacaaaaataagtttgggatttgaatttcagttttatttatttaattttacagAGACACGCATACAAGGCCATGGCCTATTGCTCCTTGGACATTGATATTGGAAATCTAGAATAAGTAAAACTCATTTGATTAATCAGAAATTGAGTCTGGTTGAACCATAACGATATGTgtttgattgaatgtgaaaaACTGTTAAAAGTCTACATTGTTGTGATTGAAAGACTACTAAAGGGGTGAGCAATTGTTTTAATGGCTGTGGAGAAAAAGAGGGAATGGTGAAAGGGTGGTTGAGATGTGCACGGTTGATACTGAGTACATCTCATTGGAGGAGAGGGAGACGGGAAGAGGACTAGGGTAGGGGAATTGAACAAGACTAGCGAACAAATATTGTTGTCGTGTATAATAATGATGGTTGAAGGGGGTTTGGTTTATAAGGAGAAAGGGTGTGTTGTGTAAGATTTTAAAAGTGTATTGTGTGATGCAGTTTTTTCTACTGGTTTAGGAACGACGTGTTGTCTTGACTCAAATGGGGCTTTTATTGGTGCAAATATTGAGAGTTTCTTTTTGTCATGTTACAGCAGAAAAGGAAGCAGCCTATGGTCTTCTGAAAGTTCTCCAATGGGTTTGTGAATTGGATTTCTATAATGTTCTTATGGAGTGTATTGATCTTATTTCCTATTTTCCAAACTTTAAAGTAAGTTTGATCCGAAGACAAGCTAATAATGTTGTCCACAAACTTGCTAGAGAAGCTCTATTAATAGCTAGTCACCAATCTTTCTAATAGTCCTTTTGTATTGTTGATGAATTGATGAGTAAAATACCTTGAatgtctatttttattttaaatattctgTCACACCCTAATGTATTTAAACTATTCtgtctatttttatttcatgAGGGGTTTTAAACTAAATTACTAAAACTATTCACTTCGCAATTAAATGTGAAAGCTCAATAAAGTCAAACATGTAAACAATTATCCTCATAATCTGCTTTTTTATCCTTACATACACATTGCACCTAATATTGTGGATGTTATGCCATTCCTGCACCCAGTAGAAACTTCTTTCTCAACATGCAAAGTAACTTATATACATCCTCATTCCGTTAACAAAAATGTTACAAGTGTTACACCGACATTCTGAGACGTGCCAATagctaatatttttttgaagagttTGTAAAATCATTCTCAACAATCAAGGGACAAGATCATAACTAGATTGATGCCTAAATCAAGCTTAAAGAATTTTACAGATACGAAACTACTATGAAAAAGTTCAAAAGAACCGAGAAGCTAAAAGAAGAGTTTTCGTGGGGATGCTTTAGATGCAactgttgatgaaaagtttgaGGCTTTGAGGGGAGTTGATGTTTGATCGCTTTCTTGGCCCCCAGGTAATCTGTCAAGAAGCTTTGCAGCCCTTGGATCTGTTAGTAACATCTTTTGGAAGGACCGTGAGAAGCCAGTTGCAATTAtaatttaggcaaaattacactacacgtcctttatcttatttatttgtaacactttggtcctttatcttttttttgcaacactttagtcctttatcttttatttgtaacattttagtcctttattttttttatttttaacactttagtccctttttttgtaacagtttgatcctttatctttttttatttgtaacagtttggtcctttattttttataaataaataagataagaaccaaagtgttataaaaaaaaagataaaggaccaaattgttacaaaaaaaaataaatgaccaaactgttacaaaaaaataagataaaggacctgtagtgtaattttgcctatatggacatgtttataagttgtttctataagctctctcaaacaaCTTCACAAGTGCTTATAATAGTAAATAAGTTCAAATACGTTATCCAAACAGAACCTTAGTGCAAAATGAATTATAATATGCTCTTTCAACAAGTGCAGATAAAATGAAAGTACCCGAGATACTAtgtttcattaaaaaaagttttaaaacaagataagatgtatttgacttttatttattcatcaaGTATCGAAAAagctaaaaatattataatcaaaatgtaatatttttaatccttgaTTGATTAACattgttgtttcgacacatctttaactcttatagatatgtctgatatgtgtCTAAAAAAAGTagaagtaaagaaaaaatattacttttaCAACACTTGTCCAACACGTGTCGTACGACTGTCTTATAGGTGTCGAACCCCCGATCTAAGGAGTGTCAGAATAAAGAAAAAGTAACTTTTTTGGATACATGCTTAAGCTGTATAACACAACTTTTGGGGATGCTCTTGTTGCTGTGAAGTTAGACACCACAATTTAGATGCAATGTCTAGCTTCATACAAGAGGGAGAATCATGAGGAACATCACTATTTGAAATGATGTAATTCAAGAGGTTTCGGATTATAAAACATAAATGtgtaaaatcttgaaattttaaatatgtaCAAGGGGAGTTCGGATTGTATAACTTGGACGTATCATGTTTGCGTCCATATTAAAAATGTCAGCACGCAGTGATAACtcctaataaatttaaatttgtttagtTATGCCATTCCTGCACCCCAGTAGTAACTTATATACATCCTCATTCCTTTAACAAAAATGTTACAAACGTTACACTGACATTGTGAATCACAGAGTCAAGccaataactaatttttttttaagagtttgTAAAATCATTCTCAACAATCGAGGGACAAGACCATAACCAGATTGATGCCTAAATCAAGCTTAAAATTTTTTACAGATACAAAACTACTATGAAAAGGTTCAAAAGAACCGAGAAGCTAAAAGAAGAGTTTTCGTGGGGGTGCTTTAGATGCAactgttgatgaaaagtttgaGGCTTTAAGGGGAGTAGATGTTTGATTGCTTTCTTGGCCCCCAGGTATTCTGTCAAGAAGCTTTGCAGCCCTTGGATCTGTTAGTAGCATCTTTTGGAAGGACTGTGAGAAGCCAGTTGCAATGATAGTCACGTGAATCTCACCATTGTAGCGATCATCAACAACAGCTCCAAATATAATATTGGCAGAAGGATCGGCTAAACTTGTCACAACCTGTAAAGATTACCCGTTTTAGATAAAGGATACATATATTTTACACAGACGCACAATATCAACTCAgaccctgtttggataaataacttaattaagcacttatcatGTAAGTGCAtatgtataagctataagctgtttttatgaaaatattttatggacatgttataagttgtttccGTAAGCTCTCTCAAACAACTTCACAAGTGCTTATACTAGTAAATAAGTTCAATTAAGTTATCCAAACAGAACCTTAGTGCAAAATGAATTATAAATATGCTCTTTCAACAAGTGCTGATAAAATGAAATACCTGAGATACTCTGTTCACTTCCTGAAGAGTTATGTCTTTTCCTCCAGTAATATTATACACTATCCCTGTAGCTGACTGAATAGATGATCCTATTAAAGGTGCCAAAGTAGCTTGTTCTGCAGCTTCTTCTGCACGGTTTTTACCGGAGGAAACACCTACTCCAAGCATTGCAGTTCCAGAGTCTTTCATCACAGCTTTTACATCAGCAAAATCCACATTTACAAGACCAGGTATCTGTAAAAAGTCAGGATAATCCATATAAGATAACTTCAAAACCTTGAACTTTGACAGTACAGTGACCATATAGGAAATATCAATAATTGGCCATGTCTAACATGAATAAGTGGGTAAtgtggtgcaccatgcacaagtttCGGATAacgttataacgaatacgaattttataaaatcgagcgttgaattgaaagattatatcatatagatcatccatggaAACtcttagaaaaattgaaaatgatttgatatgttattgagatccatcaaaattaacggtatttaataaaactcataaaccgttaattttgatggatctcaataacatatcaaatcattttcaatttttctaaaaatttctatgaatgatctatGTGATATagtctttcaatccaacggtcgattttgtaaaattcgtattcgttataatgttattcgagacTTGTGCATGATGCACCACATGAATcacttgttcatgttagaaaAAGCCTAAACAGTTAATCAACTCACTGTTATGATGTCTGATATTCCCTGTACTCCTTGTCGTAGAACATCATCAGCAAGACGGAAAGAATCCGTCAGAGGCATTTGCTCATCAGCTATGTCAAGCAGACGGTCATTTGGAATCACTATAAGTGTATCCACATTTTTCTGCAGATTTTCGATGGCTTCTAGTGCCTGAAATGATTACATTTGAATTTCAACCACTCAAAGTATCCTCAAAGCAATGCAATATCttggaaaaaagaaaataaacataaaaaaatttatgaaatgcATCATCACGGTTCAGCCATAAGATAGATATAACTCATGATTAATGATATAAGGTATGAATTGGGAAAAAATAAGACGAAATTTCAACTCTTTTTAGCATACAATAACAGTGTTAATTGTTAAGTAACATTTGAAGTAGCTTCTACAAAGTGTACTTTCAAGTTCCGACTGAGGAAAGAAATGACACATGCCTGCAAGGATCTTTTGCGTCCTTCAAAACTGAAGGGATAGGTAACAACACCAACGGTCAAGTAACCAGCCTCTTTTGATATCCGAGCCACGACAGGGGCAGCCCCAGAACCCGTGCCTCCACCCATACCGGCAGTTACAAACACTAAATCTGAGCCCTGAAGAGCATTAGCAATAGTTTCTTTTGATTCCTCAGCAGCTTGTTCCCCCAAAACTGGATTACCACCAGTACCTGCATCTCAATCAAGCAGTTTGAATCAAATGCAACAATCAAACGATCCGAAGCTGTCAATATATCTCGCAGCAAATAAAATGTGTTGTAAGATTCAGCCTTTCGCTCATATTTTGTCAACCAATCCCTCCTAACTCACatatttgtagggaaaaaaattgtaattatgTTCATAAAGATTTAGGAAAAATGGGATCGCCGCCCATGCATGCAAATTGCCAGTACAACTCAAAATGGCATTTTCTTTTGACCCTATTTCATGGTAACGAACATTCTCAAGAATTTCACTTAAACTTAGACCCATAACTGATATAGGAATTAAAGCTACACACAAATCACATAATGATCAACATATAAGCAAGTTCAATTGAGCACAATTCACATATGAATCTCAAGGGAATAAAGGGCGGGTTTCTGACCTAATCCACGAGTCAAGAGTTCTCCAATTTTGATAGGATTCTCAGCAACAGAATGCAACAATGCTTGAGCATCAGTATTTATAGCATAAAAGTCTACACcctgattaaaaaaatatggaaagaAAATGTTTCAGAACTATGTAGTTGCAATTCAATAGCAAACACCAATGATTAGTTACTGAAA
This portion of the Trifolium pratense cultivar HEN17-A07 linkage group LG3, ARS_RC_1.1, whole genome shotgun sequence genome encodes:
- the LOC123913820 gene encoding UPF0235 protein At5g63440, with the translated sequence MPKRTTHTYSSEDAAPEGPQSDLFVYYCKHCGSHVLITDTQLQKMPRRKTDRAYVLDKSKHLARFNIHEAGNVLLKRGEGKVEKQFRMNCIGCGLFVCYRSQPEFDSSSFIYVLDAALSTVAAETNPQDAPVPPCISHLEGGLVQLAIEVEDRAHRSAITRVNADDVRVSVAAPAARGEANNELLEFMGKVLGLRLSQMTLQRGWNNKSKLLVVEDLTARQVYEKLLEAVQP
- the LOC123913819 gene encoding cell division protein FtsZ homolog 1, chloroplastic-like, whose translation is MAMLSLKTPNKLLSSSSIPTPISHTSLSSSSTLRNSISLNPRLLTCNNEPLRRRFRPVSCSFDSIDNAKIKVVGVGGGGNNAVNRMIGCGLQGVDFYAINTDAQALLHSVAENPIKIGELLTRGLGTGGNPVLGEQAAEESKETIANALQGSDLVFVTAGMGGGTGSGAAPVVARISKEAGYLTVGVVTYPFSFEGRKRSLQALEAIENLQKNVDTLIVIPNDRLLDIADEQMPLTDSFRLADDVLRQGVQGISDIITIPGLVNVDFADVKAVMKDSGTAMLGVGVSSGKNRAEEAAEQATLAPLIGSSIQSATGIVYNITGGKDITLQEVNRVSQVVTSLADPSANIIFGAVVDDRYNGEIHVTIIATGFSQSFQKMLLTDPRAAKLLDRIPGGQESNQTSTPLKASNFSSTVASKAPPRKLFF